One candidate division KSB1 bacterium genomic region harbors:
- a CDS encoding tetratricopeptide repeat protein — MMGKILQFPTKSPSKFGFQRVKKTKKPDPKRKPGQLNLFAKPDAQIIALPLSLSPFEEALLLDERDEEKAKSAYKKAISSSDCVADAYCNLGILESKSGDTFKAFDCFTHSLKHDSRHLESHYNLANLYFDSGDLRMACLHYQLAGEIEPGFPNVYFNLGLVHAMNDNFTEAAIALDKYKELTSDEEGSKADELLKSIKLTMTGQ, encoded by the coding sequence ATGATGGGTAAAATTCTTCAATTTCCGACCAAGTCGCCATCCAAGTTTGGTTTCCAGCGTGTCAAAAAAACAAAGAAGCCTGATCCGAAGAGAAAACCCGGTCAACTGAACTTATTTGCTAAACCGGATGCCCAGATTATTGCTTTACCCTTGTCTTTGAGTCCTTTTGAGGAAGCTTTGCTTTTGGATGAAAGGGATGAAGAAAAAGCAAAAAGTGCGTACAAGAAGGCTATTTCCAGCAGTGATTGTGTGGCCGATGCATATTGTAACCTGGGAATATTAGAATCGAAAAGTGGAGACACTTTCAAAGCATTTGATTGTTTCACGCATTCTTTGAAACATGATTCCCGGCATTTGGAATCCCATTATAACCTGGCGAATTTATATTTTGATTCCGGCGATCTAAGAATGGCCTGTCTTCATTATCAATTAGCTGGTGAGATCGAGCCTGGTTTCCCGAATGTTTATTTCAACCTTGGCTTGGTTCATGCTATGAATGATAATTTTACCGAAGCTGCCATCGCTTTGGACAAATACAAAGAATTAACATCCGATGAGGAAGGTAGCAAAGCGGACGAATTGCTAAAGAGTATCAAATTGACGATGACCGGCCAATAA
- a CDS encoding GNAT family N-acetyltransferase has translation MSISTGLLFYPEYQSKGIAKSLIGYVEEATILAGYDRVTLGMRIY, from the coding sequence ATGTCTATTTCTACAGGCTTGCTGTTTTACCCGGAGTACCAAAGTAAAGGAATTGCAAAAAGTCTGATTGGTTATGTTGAAGAAGCTACTATTTTGGCAGGGTACGACAGAGTGACTTTGGGAATGCGAATTTATTAG
- a CDS encoding diguanylate cyclase, giving the protein MNKTNGGNGSSNSNLSQADYDRVIDATGEILRIFGEYSFDLYEIDSKEINQLFQDWSRHILIGAPKPSGQIIEDKSSRIKRDWLGMLKFVSKHRQTENKFVNQTVGDFRDVIWSFIHSFSYAIHEDQITDSECLVQLDRLKSVLERNSIQEIKRETYAVVEILNKNIENRKQRQNKEIKSLGEQLILLRDQLNRAKEENSFDPLTKLYNRKSFDDHLSRTFELNMFSGEEACILMVDVDHFKNINDTYGHQAGDSVLRQLADCIIRVFPRKSDFVARYGGEEFCIILRQENLNASKMLANRLLKAVRILCFEHEDIELKLTVSIGIACLQPGDSKEYWLERSDMALYQAKQNGRDRIEIDDHGVT; this is encoded by the coding sequence GTGAATAAAACTAATGGGGGAAATGGGTCTTCAAATAGTAATCTAAGCCAGGCCGACTATGATAGGGTCATTGATGCCACAGGAGAAATATTAAGAATATTTGGCGAGTATTCCTTTGATTTATATGAGATAGATTCAAAAGAAATAAACCAACTATTTCAGGATTGGTCACGACATATTCTTATCGGTGCACCAAAACCCAGTGGACAAATAATTGAAGATAAATCTTCAAGAATCAAACGGGATTGGCTCGGCATGCTTAAGTTTGTCTCTAAACATCGTCAAACCGAGAACAAATTTGTAAACCAAACTGTTGGTGATTTTAGAGACGTTATCTGGTCGTTTATTCATTCTTTTAGTTATGCAATCCATGAGGATCAAATTACAGACTCAGAATGTTTAGTTCAATTAGACCGGCTTAAATCAGTGTTGGAAAGAAATTCCATCCAAGAGATTAAACGGGAAACATATGCTGTCGTTGAAATATTAAATAAAAATATTGAAAATCGTAAACAGCGTCAAAATAAAGAAATTAAATCATTAGGTGAACAACTTATTTTGTTACGCGATCAACTAAATCGGGCAAAAGAAGAAAATTCATTTGATCCATTGACAAAACTATACAACAGAAAATCATTTGATGATCATTTATCTCGAACATTTGAATTGAATATGTTTTCCGGTGAAGAGGCCTGCATATTAATGGTAGATGTGGATCATTTTAAAAACATTAATGATACGTATGGACACCAGGCTGGGGACTCAGTTTTAAGACAACTAGCAGATTGTATCATCAGAGTTTTTCCTCGCAAAAGTGATTTTGTGGCTCGTTATGGTGGTGAAGAGTTTTGTATTATCTTGCGCCAAGAAAATCTAAACGCTTCAAAAATGCTTGCTAACAGATTACTAAAAGCAGTGAGAATACTTTGTTTTGAGCATGAAGATATTGAATTGAAGCTGACAGTTTCTATTGGTATTGCATGCTTACAACCCGGGGATTCAAAAGAGTACTGGCTTGAACGGTCAGACATGGCTCTCTACCAAGCTAAACAAAATGGCAGAGACAGAATAGAAATAGATGACCATGGTGTAACTTGA